Proteins found in one Terriglobia bacterium genomic segment:
- a CDS encoding CDGSH iron-sulfur domain-containing protein, which produces MAVKITIRPNGPYRLECEEGEIELFDANGNKYDLTGKRAFSLCRCGGSINKPFCDGTHSKIGFQAAEAAVVHEKPKPVENNPTASSPAKG; this is translated from the coding sequence ATGGCGGTAAAGATCACAATACGCCCGAATGGGCCCTATCGCCTGGAGTGTGAAGAGGGCGAAATCGAGCTGTTCGACGCCAATGGCAACAAGTATGACCTGACAGGCAAACGGGCGTTCTCGCTCTGCCGTTGCGGCGGCAGCATCAATAAGCCGTTTTGTGACGGCACGCACTCGAAGATCGGTTTCCAGGCGGCCGAAGCAGCAGTTGTCCACGAAAAGCCCAAGCCAGTGGAGAACAACCCCACCGCAAGCAGTCCCGCCAAAGGTTGA
- a CDS encoding nuclear transport factor 2 family protein has translation MTKATVRFGIIAVVLFSAMAALPQRSWLNSSQKAIADIEERWLQHIDDPAVLESILADDFVHVLPSGFITKQQHIDYVKTHPRSPQETRQFETLTIRVYGDTGIADGIVSVSNATGTHKSVFSDVFVKRNGHWQAVNAQETPQQPQH, from the coding sequence ATGACCAAAGCTACGGTCCGTTTCGGAATCATCGCAGTCGTTCTTTTCAGCGCCATGGCAGCTCTGCCGCAACGGTCATGGCTGAATTCGTCGCAAAAGGCTATCGCTGACATCGAAGAACGCTGGTTGCAACACATTGACGACCCTGCTGTCCTGGAATCTATCCTGGCCGACGATTTCGTGCATGTGCTGCCGTCGGGGTTCATCACCAAGCAGCAGCATATTGACTATGTCAAGACGCATCCCAGGTCGCCGCAAGAGACTCGCCAGTTCGAAACTCTCACAATTCGTGTTTACGGGGATACCGGGATTGCAGACGGAATCGTATCCGTGAGTAATGCGACGGGCACGCACAAGAGCGTATTCAGCGATGTATTCGTGAAACGCAACGGCCATTGGCAGGCAGTGAACGCCCAGGAGACTCCTCAGCAACCGCAGCACTAA
- a CDS encoding glycogen debranching N-terminal domain-containing protein, whose protein sequence is MSTKLVVPEQALVPIESPHLEPRIAYQQFEPRKVNNLTLIDGKTFLSTSVAGDIYPPSAPDVGFFHLDTRFLSHLELRIDNHRAVVLSSSTEKTFASQVELTTGNITLRDSFDLPENTVHIRREQLLSRDIFYDYFSFENFNLKPVTVTAEIIFDADFVDVFQVRGVARSVHGQYYEPIIQDNRLIFCYRGLDNIFRQTVIEVEPAPVSIEVRRARWELHLEPLKKFHIDVRVIPSQENRPQRTGELDFAKNLRYRREAFREWESRSTHLHTSHGVFDTAVHTATEDFHALRIPEGEEHIIAAGIPWFATIFGRDSIIAAYQTLSLNPELAIDTLRVLARYQGTQYNDWQDEEPGKILHELREGEMTLCGEMPFGPYYGSIDSTPLWLILFSETYNWTADDALVRELLPTAYKALEWIDKYADLDGDGFVEYKRRSPKGLVNEGWKDSWDANIHRDGKIAEPPIALAEVQGYVYDAKYRMASLLKVFGDSQRADKLRREAHELARRFERTFWMPERCFYAMGLDSAKKPMEVIASNAGQLLFSRIISRDRARAVTERMMRQDMFSGWGWRTMSADELVFNPLSYHRGSVWPHDNSLIAHGMALHELRQPAIQILTTLFEAALNFRDCRLPELFCGVHRRENDEPVHYPVSCSPQAWASGAMFLILTSVLGIRPSAPRKELNIINPQLPEWLDWLHLRNLRVGNSRVGLDFTRRGHRTYCNVVDVEGDKLAVNVAFRKN, encoded by the coding sequence ATGAGTACGAAACTGGTGGTTCCAGAACAGGCCCTGGTGCCCATCGAGTCTCCGCACCTCGAGCCGCGGATTGCATACCAGCAGTTCGAGCCGCGCAAGGTCAACAACCTTACGCTGATCGATGGCAAGACCTTCTTGTCCACATCGGTCGCGGGCGACATCTATCCGCCGAGCGCGCCCGACGTCGGTTTCTTTCACCTCGACACCAGGTTCCTGAGTCACCTCGAACTGCGAATCGACAATCATCGCGCTGTCGTTCTCTCGTCCAGTACGGAAAAAACGTTTGCGTCGCAAGTCGAGCTGACGACCGGCAATATCACCCTACGAGACTCCTTCGATCTGCCGGAGAATACGGTTCACATCCGCCGTGAACAGTTACTCTCGCGCGATATCTTCTACGACTACTTTAGTTTCGAGAATTTCAACCTTAAGCCGGTTACGGTCACCGCTGAGATTATCTTTGACGCGGACTTTGTCGATGTCTTCCAGGTGCGTGGTGTGGCGCGAAGCGTCCATGGTCAGTATTACGAACCCATCATTCAGGACAACCGGCTGATCTTCTGCTATCGCGGCCTGGATAATATCTTTCGACAGACTGTGATTGAGGTCGAGCCAGCGCCCGTCAGCATTGAAGTCCGGCGCGCACGGTGGGAATTGCACCTTGAGCCGCTGAAGAAATTTCATATTGACGTGAGGGTGATTCCTTCGCAGGAAAACCGTCCCCAACGCACCGGCGAGCTGGATTTTGCAAAGAATCTGCGGTATCGGCGCGAGGCGTTTCGCGAATGGGAGTCGCGTTCGACCCATCTCCACACCAGCCACGGAGTATTCGATACCGCCGTTCATACTGCGACGGAAGACTTCCACGCCCTGCGGATTCCCGAAGGCGAGGAGCACATTATTGCGGCAGGGATCCCGTGGTTCGCGACCATTTTCGGGCGCGATTCGATTATTGCCGCTTACCAGACACTTTCACTGAATCCGGAACTCGCGATCGATACCCTGCGTGTCCTCGCGCGCTACCAGGGGACGCAGTACAACGACTGGCAGGACGAAGAGCCGGGCAAGATACTGCATGAGCTTCGCGAAGGGGAGATGACGCTTTGCGGCGAGATGCCGTTCGGTCCCTACTACGGTTCGATCGACTCAACGCCGCTGTGGCTGATACTTTTCAGCGAAACTTACAACTGGACGGCGGATGATGCCCTCGTTCGCGAACTGTTGCCGACCGCATATAAGGCATTGGAATGGATCGACAAATACGCCGATCTCGATGGCGATGGATTCGTCGAGTACAAGCGCCGCTCTCCCAAGGGTCTCGTCAACGAGGGATGGAAAGATTCCTGGGACGCCAACATTCACCGAGATGGCAAAATCGCCGAACCGCCGATCGCGCTCGCCGAGGTACAGGGGTACGTTTACGACGCGAAGTATCGGATGGCGTCGCTCCTGAAGGTTTTTGGAGACTCTCAACGGGCCGACAAGTTGCGTCGCGAGGCTCACGAACTGGCGCGGCGATTCGAGCGCACCTTCTGGATGCCGGAACGTTGTTTTTACGCCATGGGCCTGGATTCTGCCAAGAAGCCGATGGAGGTGATCGCCTCCAACGCGGGCCAACTGCTGTTCAGCCGCATCATTAGCCGCGACCGAGCGCGTGCCGTCACCGAGCGAATGATGCGCCAGGACATGTTCAGCGGTTGGGGATGGCGAACCATGTCGGCCGACGAACTCGTCTTCAATCCTCTCAGCTACCACCGCGGATCGGTGTGGCCGCACGACAATTCACTGATCGCGCATGGGATGGCATTGCATGAACTCCGTCAGCCTGCCATTCAAATCCTGACTACGCTGTTCGAGGCTGCATTGAATTTCCGCGATTGCAGGTTGCCGGAACTCTTTTGCGGGGTTCACCGCCGCGAGAACGACGAACCGGTGCATTATCCTGTCTCGTGCTCACCACAGGCATGGGCCTCGGGAGCAATGTTCCTGATCCTGACATCAGTCCTTGGAATTCGGCCATCGGCACCGCGCAAAGAGCTGAACATCATTAATCCGCAATTGCCGGAGTGGCTCGACTGGCTGCACCTTCGCAACCTGCGCGTCGGGAATTCGCGCGTAGGACTGGATTTCACGCGCCGGGGACATCGAACCTACTGCAACGTCGTAGACGTAGAAGGCGACAAACTGGCTGTCAATGTGGCATTCCGAAAGAATTAG
- a CDS encoding glycosyltransferase family 4 protein — MRIALIASPFISVPPTRYGGTELFVAQLAEALKKLGFDVVVYANGQSCVNTELRWLYAENQWPIDGEIYSNLKDMNHCAWAIRDAWNDADIIHLNSASGLAFSRFDGPEFVYTIHHPHHDGLSEFYSHHPQVNFVCISRFQQALERQPLIRTIHHGVEMSPYKLQEQKKPYLAFLGRIAPLKGTHVAIEIAKKSGMSLKIAGEVQPLYRDYFESRIKPHIDGKFIEYVGEADLDAKNDLLGNAAALLFPIQWNEPFGLVMVEAMATGTPVLAFAGGSVAEVVKEKVSGHVCTSIDDMVATVKGIEGKFSPAEVRRYAEENFSVERMAGHYADLYNEIAYPSRKPAGVTADSEIEFIPDIALERELIAREAAEPDNEPEEPRAVA; from the coding sequence ATGCGGATCGCGTTGATTGCCTCACCTTTCATCAGTGTTCCCCCCACCAGATACGGCGGAACGGAATTATTCGTTGCGCAGCTCGCAGAGGCGCTTAAAAAACTTGGCTTCGACGTTGTGGTCTATGCCAATGGGCAATCGTGCGTCAACACAGAGCTGCGCTGGCTCTATGCGGAGAATCAGTGGCCGATCGATGGTGAAATTTACTCAAACCTGAAAGACATGAATCATTGCGCCTGGGCGATCCGCGATGCCTGGAATGACGCCGATATCATTCATCTCAACAGTGCTTCAGGGCTGGCATTCTCTCGGTTCGATGGCCCGGAGTTCGTGTACACGATCCACCACCCCCATCACGACGGGTTGAGCGAATTCTACTCGCACCATCCGCAAGTCAATTTCGTCTGCATAAGCCGATTTCAGCAGGCGCTGGAGAGGCAGCCGCTCATTCGCACTATTCACCACGGCGTCGAGATGTCGCCCTATAAACTCCAGGAACAGAAGAAACCGTACCTCGCTTTCCTCGGCAGAATTGCCCCACTGAAAGGAACTCACGTCGCAATTGAGATCGCGAAGAAGAGCGGCATGTCATTGAAAATCGCCGGCGAGGTTCAGCCGCTTTATCGCGACTATTTCGAGAGTCGCATCAAGCCACATATTGACGGCAAATTCATCGAATACGTGGGCGAGGCCGACCTCGACGCAAAAAACGACCTGCTTGGTAATGCGGCGGCTCTGCTTTTCCCAATTCAGTGGAATGAGCCCTTTGGCCTCGTGATGGTTGAAGCGATGGCCACCGGGACACCAGTCCTGGCATTCGCGGGCGGCTCGGTCGCGGAAGTGGTTAAAGAAAAAGTCTCGGGCCATGTCTGCACGTCAATTGACGATATGGTTGCCACCGTGAAGGGGATCGAGGGAAAATTCTCTCCCGCGGAAGTGCGGCGTTATGCGGAAGAAAACTTCTCGGTGGAACGCATGGCCGGGCACTATGCGGATCTCTACAATGAAATCGCGTATCCGTCGCGCAAACCTGCAGGAGTTACAGCCGATTCCGAGATTGAATTTATTCCTGACATCGCCCTGGAAAGGGAATTGATCGCCAGGGAAGCGGCAGAACCTGATAATGAACCCGAGGAGCCTCGGGCGGTGGCATGA
- a CDS encoding glycosyltransferase translates to MKLVICGLSITSSWGNGHATTFRALTRALYERGWEIVFFERDVEWYASNRDLPEPTFCRVVLFREWKSILRRLRAELNRADVAMVGSYFPDGVAAVQEMLDSGARVKTYYDIDTPITLAKLNETGTTAYLLASQIAGLDVYFSFTGGPALRILEEKFGAPRAVPLYCSFDPERYHTYPVAKRFACDLSYMGTYAPDRQPKLEELLCEPARQLPASKFLVAGPQYPREVRWPSNVRRIMHLNPRWHPHFYSSSRITLNVTRRDMVQAGYSPSVRLFEAAACGATIASDNWPGLDTFFTPGREILLPVSSAEMVRYLRELSAGELYSIGRAAQERVLAEHTSAIRAREFERAVENGRKENSGVLRNPPQQLALR, encoded by the coding sequence GTGAAACTGGTCATCTGTGGGCTATCGATTACGTCATCGTGGGGGAACGGCCATGCGACCACTTTCCGCGCCCTCACGCGAGCCTTGTACGAGCGCGGGTGGGAGATCGTTTTCTTCGAGCGCGATGTCGAGTGGTACGCCTCGAACCGCGACTTGCCCGAACCGACGTTCTGCCGTGTCGTCCTCTTCCGAGAATGGAAGAGCATCCTTCGGAGACTGCGTGCCGAACTGAACCGCGCTGACGTGGCGATGGTTGGGTCGTATTTCCCGGATGGGGTTGCGGCGGTTCAGGAAATGCTCGACTCGGGGGCGCGGGTAAAGACCTACTACGACATCGATACGCCGATCACCCTCGCCAAACTCAACGAGACGGGAACAACCGCTTACCTGCTTGCCAGCCAGATCGCCGGTCTGGATGTCTACTTCAGTTTCACGGGCGGGCCGGCGCTGCGCATCCTGGAAGAAAAATTCGGAGCACCGCGTGCGGTTCCGCTGTATTGCAGCTTCGATCCTGAGCGTTATCACACGTACCCGGTTGCGAAGCGTTTTGCGTGCGATCTCAGCTACATGGGAACGTACGCGCCCGATCGCCAGCCGAAGCTGGAAGAGTTGCTGTGTGAACCCGCGCGCCAGTTACCGGCGTCGAAGTTCCTCGTCGCGGGACCGCAGTATCCGCGCGAGGTCCGCTGGCCTTCCAACGTGCGGCGGATCATGCATTTGAACCCCCGATGGCATCCGCACTTTTATTCGTCGTCGCGGATCACTCTCAACGTTACCCGCCGAGACATGGTGCAGGCCGGATATTCGCCATCGGTGCGGCTTTTTGAAGCCGCCGCGTGCGGCGCTACGATCGCTTCCGACAACTGGCCCGGGCTCGATACGTTCTTCACACCGGGTCGCGAAATTCTTTTGCCGGTATCTTCCGCCGAGATGGTCCGGTATCTTCGTGAGCTTTCGGCTGGCGAACTCTACAGCATCGGGCGGGCAGCCCAGGAAAGGGTACTCGCGGAGCATACGAGTGCTATCCGCGCGCGGGAGTTCGAGCGTGCTGTTGAAAACGGGAGAAAGGAGAACTCTGGGGTTCTGCGGAATCCACCGCAGCAGTTGGCCCTGCGTTAG
- a CDS encoding glycosyltransferase gives MRIFVFGSSITSSYWNGAATYYRGIYRNLAALEHDITFAEPDIYNRQQNRDLSEVEYAKVIVYQTPRDLDDLLGLAATADLIIKHSGIGADDAVLERRVLEIRSRGRMVAFWDVDAPATLASVEADPTNPFRMLIPQYDFVFTYGGGAPVVEHYLELGAQNCYPIYNALDPEMHFPIAADPSLACDLVFVGNRLPDRESRVEEFFVRAAELAPEMKFILGGEGWGSKRLPSNVLWIGHVGTNMHNRLNCSARMVLNINRDSMADVGFSPPTRIFEAAGAGACLITDYWRGIETFFEPGEEILVAHDAQEIVSYLRETSSAQRDAIGTRMRQRALQEHAYASRAREVDAILMEARHARVSAPHLQTADFPVERTA, from the coding sequence ATGAGAATTTTCGTCTTCGGTTCCAGCATAACGTCCTCTTACTGGAACGGAGCAGCAACATATTATCGCGGGATTTATCGGAATCTGGCTGCGCTCGAGCACGACATCACGTTTGCGGAACCCGATATCTACAATCGCCAGCAGAACCGCGATCTGAGCGAGGTGGAGTACGCAAAAGTGATTGTCTACCAGACACCGAGAGACCTCGACGACCTTCTCGGACTGGCAGCTACGGCAGATCTCATCATTAAGCACAGTGGGATAGGCGCCGATGACGCCGTGCTGGAACGGCGTGTACTCGAGATACGCTCGCGCGGAAGAATGGTGGCGTTCTGGGATGTCGATGCTCCGGCGACTCTTGCCAGTGTTGAAGCTGATCCTACGAATCCCTTTCGCATGCTGATCCCGCAATACGATTTCGTCTTCACCTACGGCGGCGGGGCGCCGGTCGTGGAGCACTATCTGGAGTTGGGCGCACAGAACTGCTACCCGATTTATAACGCACTTGATCCGGAGATGCACTTTCCCATAGCAGCGGACCCGTCCCTGGCCTGCGACCTTGTTTTCGTAGGCAATCGACTACCTGACCGCGAGAGTCGCGTCGAGGAATTCTTCGTGCGAGCCGCCGAGCTCGCCCCGGAGATGAAGTTCATCCTGGGTGGGGAAGGGTGGGGATCCAAGCGTCTGCCGTCCAATGTTCTGTGGATCGGTCACGTTGGCACGAATATGCACAACCGACTGAACTGCTCGGCGCGGATGGTGCTAAACATCAATCGCGATTCGATGGCCGACGTTGGGTTCTCGCCGCCGACGCGCATCTTTGAGGCTGCTGGCGCGGGCGCGTGTTTGATCACAGACTACTGGCGAGGCATCGAAACATTCTTTGAGCCCGGAGAGGAAATCCTGGTGGCGCATGACGCACAGGAAATCGTGAGCTACCTTCGTGAAACCTCTTCCGCCCAACGGGACGCAATCGGGACTCGCATGCGCCAGCGCGCTCTGCAGGAACATGCCTATGCTTCGCGCGCAAGGGAGGTCGACGCAATTTTGATGGAGGCGCGACATGCGCGTGTGAGCGCGCCGCATCTGCAAACGGCAGATTTCCCGGTGGAGCGGACTGCGTAG
- a CDS encoding glycosyltransferase, with amino-acid sequence MKQRLHFRFFAHSWVSDWNHGNAHFLRGLVRELIKLGHEVRCYEELGAWSLKSLVSNEKDLAVEAIDTFRQTYPELDVHFYQQDDTLDHFLDAELRGADIVILHEWNDPKVVNAVLERKDRFGFRVLLHDTHHRAYTAAGQILQFQLHRVDGVLAFGDAIRRIYQDGFGIPNVWTFHEAADTSVFKPLDLEKEWDLLWIGNWGDEERTRELMEYLVGPAHNLPHRKILVHGVRYPDAGVRVLKEAGIEYRGYLPNLSAPVAYAHSRLALHVPRRQYTNGLSGIPTIRVFEALACGATLVCAPWNDAEGLFRPGEDYVIASNSDRMTATIEELSRDQSARAQIARSGLETIRKRHTCHHRAQQLLEISEELGR; translated from the coding sequence ATGAAACAACGCCTGCATTTCCGATTCTTTGCACATTCGTGGGTGAGCGACTGGAATCACGGTAATGCGCATTTCCTGCGTGGACTCGTGCGCGAGCTTATCAAGTTGGGTCACGAAGTACGCTGTTACGAGGAACTCGGGGCGTGGTCTCTGAAGAGCCTGGTCAGCAATGAAAAAGATCTGGCAGTTGAAGCCATCGATACCTTCCGCCAAACCTATCCCGAACTCGACGTTCACTTCTATCAGCAGGATGACACGCTCGATCATTTCCTCGATGCCGAACTTCGCGGAGCCGATATCGTCATCTTGCACGAGTGGAACGATCCGAAAGTGGTGAATGCCGTGCTCGAGCGGAAAGATCGGTTCGGATTTCGCGTGTTGCTGCACGATACGCATCACAGGGCCTATACCGCGGCAGGGCAAATTCTGCAATTTCAACTGCACCGAGTTGATGGCGTGCTCGCTTTCGGAGATGCGATTCGCAGGATCTACCAGGATGGGTTTGGAATTCCCAACGTCTGGACGTTCCATGAAGCGGCGGATACATCGGTGTTTAAGCCTCTTGATCTTGAGAAGGAATGGGACCTCTTGTGGATCGGAAACTGGGGTGACGAGGAGCGAACCCGGGAACTAATGGAATACCTTGTGGGTCCTGCGCATAACCTGCCGCACCGGAAGATCCTCGTGCATGGTGTTCGTTATCCGGACGCCGGCGTTCGGGTCTTGAAAGAGGCGGGCATTGAGTACCGAGGTTATCTGCCTAATTTGTCGGCGCCGGTGGCCTACGCCCATTCGCGCCTGGCGCTACATGTGCCTCGCCGGCAATATACAAACGGTCTGAGCGGGATTCCGACGATTCGTGTATTCGAGGCGCTGGCTTGCGGAGCTACATTGGTTTGCGCTCCATGGAACGATGCCGAAGGTCTCTTCCGGCCCGGCGAGGACTACGTCATCGCCAGCAACAGCGATCGCATGACGGCGACAATTGAAGAGTTATCGCGGGACCAATCGGCACGTGCGCAGATCGCGCGGAGCGGGTTGGAGACCATCCGCAAACGTCATACATGTCATCACCGTGCGCAGCAGTTGCTCGAAATCTCCGAGGAGCTAGGTCGATGA
- a CDS encoding glycosyltransferase family 4 protein, with translation MHVLVTADTVGGVWSYAKELVTGLVRRGVRVTLVSFGNIPPPAQADWIEPLRLVDFRPTAFRLEWMQEAEGDVEASRDFLMSIIEETRPDVLHLNQYCYGNLPVSIPKIVVAHSDVVSWWATVKNEEPEDFEWIRWYRRAVSEGLAGATAVIAPSNWMLRQIYTWYSPMKRGRVIYNGRTPTLFNPHISKDDYILSVGRLWDGGKQAVLLTRIAPPSPVFIVGAEEHADAALRGVSAVGNAPAAVRLKGSQSEGQLRHWFGRAALYAATSVYEPFGLAPLEAAFSRCAIVANDIPSFREIWGETVCYFRTNDPVSLQRQLERLQGNRELRLRYANLAYNRARARYTADRMVNDYLDLYRTLAGVEAHAA, from the coding sequence ATGCACGTACTGGTAACCGCAGACACGGTGGGCGGCGTCTGGAGCTACGCCAAGGAACTGGTGACAGGACTGGTGCGCCGGGGCGTCCGTGTCACGCTTGTGAGTTTCGGTAATATTCCCCCCCCGGCGCAGGCTGACTGGATTGAACCGCTGCGGCTGGTTGATTTCCGCCCGACCGCGTTTCGCCTGGAGTGGATGCAGGAAGCCGAGGGCGATGTCGAGGCCTCGCGCGACTTCCTGATGTCAATCATAGAAGAGACGAGGCCCGACGTGCTGCACCTCAACCAGTACTGCTACGGCAACCTCCCGGTCAGCATTCCGAAGATTGTCGTCGCACATAGCGATGTCGTCAGCTGGTGGGCCACGGTCAAGAACGAAGAGCCCGAAGATTTCGAGTGGATCCGATGGTATCGTCGCGCAGTATCAGAGGGGCTTGCCGGAGCAACAGCGGTTATTGCGCCGAGCAATTGGATGTTGCGGCAAATCTACACATGGTATTCGCCGATGAAACGCGGCCGGGTGATTTATAACGGGCGAACGCCAACGTTGTTTAATCCCCATATCAGCAAGGACGATTACATTCTATCCGTAGGCAGGTTGTGGGACGGTGGCAAACAGGCTGTGCTGCTGACGAGAATCGCGCCACCGTCGCCGGTGTTCATTGTCGGTGCTGAAGAGCACGCGGACGCTGCGCTAAGAGGCGTTTCGGCGGTCGGAAATGCGCCGGCGGCGGTGCGGTTGAAGGGGTCGCAGAGCGAAGGACAGTTGCGGCACTGGTTTGGGCGCGCAGCCCTGTATGCTGCCACGTCGGTGTACGAACCATTTGGGCTGGCACCGCTGGAGGCCGCGTTCTCCCGTTGTGCAATCGTCGCCAACGACATTCCGAGCTTCCGCGAAATCTGGGGAGAGACGGTATGTTATTTCCGGACGAACGATCCGGTGAGTTTGCAACGGCAACTTGAGCGGTTACAGGGCAACCGCGAGTTGAGACTTCGTTATGCCAATCTTGCATACAACCGCGCGCGTGCCCGGTACACAGCCGACCGAATGGTGAACGACTATCTGGATCTCTACCGAACGCTCGCGGGAGTGGAGGCACACGCGGCATGA
- a CDS encoding NAD-dependent epimerase/dehydratase family protein, which translates to MSGKRVLVTGGAGFVGSHTVDALLREGHSVRVFDNLDPQVHGDGVPPYLAKEVEFQRGDMRNIEAVIRAVRGVDVVYHFAAAVGVGQSMYEIARYMEVNTQGTANLLQAVLDCKLEYEKLIVASSMSIYGEGQYECPEHRKVAPPPRPMQQLREKHWEVRCPECARALSPLPTSEEKPLQYTSYYALSKKDQEEMVLLFGRTYDMPVVALRYFNIYGTRQALSNPYTGVAAIFGSRLLNDRAPMIFEDGSQMRDFVSVHDVVQANLLALKSEEANGEALNIGSGKPITIREVASSLSEALGNVPIEITGKYRVGDIRHCYADISRAREVLGYAPKFGFRDGVGELVSWLRSQTATDRVGEASRQLASYGLTA; encoded by the coding sequence ATGAGCGGGAAGCGTGTGCTGGTCACTGGCGGCGCGGGCTTTGTGGGCTCGCATACAGTGGATGCACTGCTGCGCGAGGGCCATTCCGTTCGCGTCTTCGACAATCTCGACCCGCAGGTCCACGGTGACGGCGTACCGCCTTATCTCGCGAAGGAAGTCGAGTTCCAGCGGGGCGATATGCGGAATATCGAGGCGGTGATAAGGGCCGTTCGCGGTGTGGACGTGGTCTACCATTTCGCCGCTGCTGTAGGTGTCGGTCAATCGATGTACGAGATTGCGCGGTACATGGAAGTGAACACGCAAGGCACCGCGAACCTGCTTCAGGCCGTGCTGGATTGCAAACTCGAATACGAGAAACTGATCGTCGCATCCTCGATGTCGATTTATGGCGAAGGGCAATATGAGTGTCCGGAACACCGCAAGGTCGCTCCGCCACCGAGGCCTATGCAGCAACTCCGCGAGAAACACTGGGAGGTGCGTTGTCCAGAATGTGCACGCGCCTTGAGCCCGCTGCCGACGAGTGAAGAGAAGCCGTTGCAATACACGTCGTATTACGCGCTCTCAAAAAAGGACCAGGAAGAGATGGTGCTGCTCTTCGGTCGCACTTACGACATGCCGGTGGTAGCGCTGCGGTATTTCAATATTTACGGCACACGGCAGGCACTCTCGAATCCGTATACGGGGGTTGCGGCGATTTTCGGCTCGAGGCTGTTGAACGATCGTGCGCCGATGATTTTTGAGGATGGCAGCCAGATGCGCGATTTTGTCAGTGTTCACGACGTCGTACAGGCGAATTTGCTGGCCCTTAAGAGTGAAGAGGCAAATGGCGAAGCGCTGAACATCGGTAGCGGGAAGCCAATCACGATCCGTGAAGTCGCGTCGAGTCTGAGCGAAGCGTTGGGGAACGTGCCTATCGAGATCACGGGGAAGTATCGGGTGGGCGACATTCGTCACTGTTATGCGGACATCTCCCGTGCTCGCGAAGTTCTGGGCTACGCACCGAAGTTCGGTTTCCGCGATGGTGTGGGTGAGTTGGTGTCGTGGCTTCGTTCGCAAACCGCGACCGATCGCGTCGGCGAGGCATCGCGACAGTTGGCGTCCTATGGTTTGACTGCTTGA
- a CDS encoding beta-xylosidase: MVEAVMLWNEPNNLSHWDFKMDPDWKMFAGNVLAAAHAIRRVNPTVKLVLGGISPIDPNFIKLLDSHGVLDVVDIVAVHGFPLDWNHWNINEWPNKIEEIKAVAKGKPIWVSEVGASSFGAEEVQVFGLERTAELLLPIVERAHWYSLFDLPKTWTATTRHKEAEGSAYYRHYYMGLLREDGSPKAAADHFASGLGICQWFHFEDHRLDLGVEWLRKLGVNYLRTGISWADSFRPNAEPWFDRQMSALEEFETTLTLCFTPEHLGISPHYTSPPKDPNDFAQFAAWAVERYVPMRKSPSSSPRDGAVVGARQ; encoded by the coding sequence ATGGTCGAAGCAGTCATGCTCTGGAATGAGCCCAACAACCTCTCCCATTGGGATTTCAAGATGGATCCCGACTGGAAGATGTTCGCCGGCAATGTGCTGGCAGCGGCTCATGCCATCCGGCGCGTGAATCCCACAGTGAAACTGGTTTTGGGCGGAATCTCCCCGATTGATCCGAATTTTATAAAGCTGCTCGATTCGCACGGTGTGCTCGACGTCGTCGACATCGTCGCCGTGCACGGATTTCCGCTGGACTGGAACCACTGGAACATCAACGAGTGGCCGAACAAGATTGAAGAAATCAAGGCAGTTGCAAAGGGCAAGCCTATTTGGGTCTCAGAGGTCGGCGCGTCTTCATTTGGTGCCGAAGAGGTCCAGGTTTTCGGGTTGGAGCGGACCGCTGAGTTGCTACTACCTATCGTCGAACGCGCGCACTGGTACAGCCTTTTCGACCTGCCGAAGACATGGACGGCAACAACCCGCCACAAGGAAGCAGAAGGAAGCGCGTATTACCGGCACTATTACATGGGATTGTTGCGCGAGGACGGCTCCCCGAAAGCGGCGGCGGATCACTTCGCTTCCGGCCTGGGAATTTGCCAGTGGTTCCACTTCGAAGATCACCGGCTTGACCTCGGCGTTGAGTGGCTCCGGAAGTTGGGCGTGAATTACCTGCGAACCGGGATCAGTTGGGCGGATTCATTTCGTCCGAACGCGGAACCGTGGTTCGACCGGCAGATGTCGGCGCTGGAGGAGTTCGAGACTACCTTGACACTTTGCTTCACGCCCGAACACCTCGGCATTTCGCCGCACTACACCAGCCCTCCGAAGGATCCGAACGATTTTGCCCAGTTCGCTGCATGGGCGGTAGAACGATATGTCCCGATGAGAAAGAGTCCGTCATCCTCGCCCAGAGACGGAGCGGTCGTGGGGGCGCGACAATGA